From the Acidicapsa ligni genome, one window contains:
- the pbfA gene encoding (R)-1-hydroxy-2-aminoethylphosphonate ammonia-lyase — MKEEDTQNRVAQSEGDVNLSSARTDWQQEHLDEQTVALLEEDARYFLHQSLSSPCLNALSGCEGSFLIDMQGRRYLDFHGNNVHQVGFGHPRVKAAIYEALEQLPFCTRRYTNKYAVGLARKLAELSPGTLNKCLFAPGGAEAISMAIKLARMATGRFKTVSMWDSFHGATLDTISIGGEALFRNNIGPLLPGSEHAPPPDPDSCPFRCGRQCSLQCADYVEYILRKEGDVAAVVAETVRSTGIVPPQDYWRKLRSICDRHGALLILDEIPNGLGRTGSMFTCEQYGIVPDMLVIGKGLGGGSFPIAALLAREDLDIGQDRALGHFTHEKNPVACAAALATIEVIESEGLVERSRTLGAKFVDQLKELQTRHRLIKEVRGLGLLVAVVLRRDDGSPAEHEAERIMYSALGKGLSFKVTMGSILALTPPLTIDEQHLTDAVTILDGCFSEL, encoded by the coding sequence ATGAAAGAGGAAGATACGCAAAACAGGGTGGCGCAGTCAGAGGGAGATGTGAATCTCTCATCGGCGCGGACGGATTGGCAACAGGAGCATCTCGACGAGCAGACTGTTGCCTTGCTTGAAGAGGACGCCCGGTATTTTCTCCATCAATCTCTCTCTTCTCCATGTCTGAACGCTCTGAGCGGATGCGAGGGAAGTTTCCTGATCGATATGCAGGGTCGCCGCTACCTGGATTTTCATGGAAACAATGTGCACCAGGTGGGTTTCGGCCATCCCAGGGTGAAGGCCGCAATCTATGAGGCACTGGAACAGCTACCCTTTTGCACGCGCCGCTACACCAACAAATATGCTGTTGGGCTCGCACGAAAGCTGGCTGAACTTTCTCCGGGCACATTGAACAAATGTCTCTTCGCACCCGGCGGAGCAGAGGCCATCTCTATGGCTATCAAGCTGGCGCGCATGGCCACGGGCCGCTTCAAGACGGTGTCCATGTGGGACTCCTTTCATGGGGCGACGCTGGATACGATCTCTATCGGCGGCGAGGCTTTGTTTCGAAACAACATCGGGCCGCTGTTGCCAGGGTCCGAGCATGCTCCTCCACCCGATCCGGACTCCTGCCCCTTTCGGTGCGGACGACAATGCAGCCTGCAATGTGCTGACTATGTCGAATACATTCTGCGTAAAGAGGGAGATGTTGCGGCTGTTGTGGCAGAAACGGTTCGAAGTACGGGAATCGTGCCGCCGCAGGATTACTGGCGCAAGCTTCGCTCAATCTGCGATCGTCACGGCGCGCTCTTGATTCTCGATGAGATACCGAATGGCCTGGGCCGAACCGGATCGATGTTCACATGCGAGCAATACGGCATTGTTCCGGACATGCTGGTGATTGGCAAGGGCCTGGGCGGCGGATCGTTCCCTATAGCGGCATTGCTCGCACGCGAAGACCTCGACATCGGCCAGGACCGCGCTCTTGGACACTTCACGCACGAGAAGAATCCAGTCGCATGTGCCGCTGCTCTTGCAACGATTGAAGTCATTGAGTCGGAGGGATTGGTGGAGCGTTCACGAACTCTCGGCGCAAAGTTTGTCGATCAACTCAAAGAGCTGCAGACCCGGCATCGCTTGATCAAGGAGGTTCGCGGACTTGGGCTGCTCGTAGCCGTTGTGCTTCGTCGCGATGATGGCTCACCTGCAGAGCACGAGGCAGAGCGGATCATGTATTCCGCGTTAGGCAAGGGGCTCAGCTTCAAGGTAACGATGGGTTCGATCCTTGCGTTGACGCCGCCTTTGACCATCGATGAGCAACACCTGACCGATGCGGTTACGATCCTCGATGGTTGTTTTTCCGAGCTGTGA
- a CDS encoding phosphocholine-specific phospholipase C, which translates to MNSRRDFLKAAAMLAAGGTVSGTFPASIQKAFAIDPAPGSSYLDAEHVVILMQENRSFDHTFGTLRGVRGFDDPRAMTLPNGNPVWLQSSAAGETFAPFRLDIKNSKATWMGSLPHGWVDQADARNDGKHDGWIDAKACSHKEYAHMPLTLGYYTREDIPFYYSLADAFTICDQNFCSSLTATEPNRLHLWTGTVRAEQSIDSKAHVLNEDMGYDLELDWKTFPERLEEAGVSWRIYQNEISLPTGLNEDEDAWLSNFDDNTLEYFVNYRVRFSRTRRRYLVAREASIAVEQKQLQSQPQPLSDADTKKMQSLQSELAQVQHELKTCTDEAFDSLPEHAKNVHNKAFTTNEGDPHYRELTSMKVQDGETEREMLVPKGDVLYQFREDVRAGKLPTVSWIVPPERFSDHPSSPWYGAWYLSETLDILTHDPEVWKKTIFILCYDENDGYFDHVPPFVPPQPGRADTGKVSSGIDSSVEYVPQKQEDEIREVYPPWKGRPGPIGLGFRVPLVIASPWSRGGYVCSQTFDHTSILQFLEKFVSHRNGLAIRENNISAWRRTVCGDLTSAFRAHAPKETAMPSSVQRDPFFASIYKAKFKPVPNNFKKLNADEIAEVRSNPRSSHMLPHQEHGVRPMCALPYELGAEGSLNADRKTFDIQFSAGRTMFGERSAGAPFRVYTSGRVRAQDGSSSKFETGRAWDYAVSAGDRILGQWKLEDFEDEAYHLCVSGPNGFFREFRGTASAPMLKVQLQPVFVAGAATGNLELQLANDSEHPLTIVVDDMAYGSKQRLIKLNAGGSPSGHTKLEINLASSSNWYDLRIHVKEEAALDYRYAGHIETGRESVSDPYLGSVKL; encoded by the coding sequence ATGAATTCACGACGCGATTTTCTGAAAGCCGCTGCGATGCTTGCGGCTGGTGGTACTGTCAGCGGCACGTTTCCCGCTTCAATCCAGAAAGCCTTTGCTATTGATCCTGCGCCCGGAAGTTCTTATCTCGATGCCGAGCATGTGGTGATTCTCATGCAGGAAAATCGCTCTTTCGATCACACATTCGGAACGCTGCGTGGTGTCCGTGGTTTTGACGATCCCCGCGCGATGACCTTGCCGAACGGCAACCCGGTATGGCTGCAGAGCAGCGCGGCCGGTGAGACGTTTGCGCCCTTTCGTTTGGACATCAAGAACTCAAAGGCAACATGGATGGGCTCGCTCCCACACGGATGGGTAGACCAGGCGGATGCTCGCAACGATGGCAAGCACGATGGCTGGATTGATGCCAAGGCTTGCAGCCATAAAGAGTATGCCCACATGCCTCTCACGCTCGGCTATTACACGCGCGAAGATATTCCGTTTTATTACTCTCTGGCGGATGCATTCACCATCTGCGATCAGAACTTCTGCTCATCCCTCACTGCGACAGAGCCGAACCGGCTTCATCTCTGGACCGGAACGGTTCGCGCGGAGCAGTCCATCGATTCCAAGGCGCACGTCTTGAATGAGGACATGGGATACGATCTTGAGCTGGACTGGAAGACATTCCCCGAACGGCTGGAAGAGGCGGGAGTATCGTGGCGTATCTATCAGAATGAGATCAGTCTGCCTACGGGATTGAACGAGGATGAAGACGCCTGGTTATCGAATTTCGACGATAACACTCTTGAATATTTCGTGAACTATCGGGTGCGCTTTTCCCGTACGCGCCGACGCTACCTGGTGGCAAGAGAAGCTTCGATCGCCGTCGAGCAGAAACAATTGCAGAGCCAGCCGCAGCCTCTCTCCGATGCCGACACAAAGAAGATGCAATCTTTGCAGAGCGAACTGGCACAGGTTCAACATGAACTCAAGACCTGCACAGACGAAGCCTTCGACAGCCTGCCCGAGCATGCGAAGAATGTCCACAATAAGGCATTCACCACGAACGAAGGCGACCCCCATTATCGCGAACTCACCAGCATGAAGGTTCAGGATGGTGAGACGGAACGAGAGATGCTGGTTCCCAAGGGAGATGTGCTCTATCAGTTCCGCGAGGATGTGCGTGCGGGCAAGCTTCCGACCGTCTCCTGGATTGTGCCGCCGGAGAGATTTTCAGATCATCCGTCTTCGCCCTGGTACGGCGCGTGGTATCTCTCCGAAACACTGGATATTCTTACGCACGATCCTGAAGTGTGGAAGAAGACCATCTTCATCCTCTGCTATGACGAAAATGATGGTTACTTTGATCATGTGCCGCCCTTCGTACCGCCTCAGCCTGGGCGCGCGGACACGGGTAAAGTGTCATCGGGAATCGATTCATCGGTTGAATATGTGCCTCAAAAGCAGGAAGACGAAATCCGAGAGGTATATCCGCCGTGGAAAGGGCGTCCTGGTCCTATCGGGCTGGGCTTCCGCGTTCCGTTGGTCATTGCATCGCCCTGGAGCAGGGGCGGTTATGTTTGTTCGCAAACCTTCGATCACACGTCCATCCTGCAATTTCTAGAGAAGTTCGTGAGTCATCGGAACGGTCTTGCGATTCGCGAGAACAACATTAGCGCATGGCGGCGCACGGTCTGCGGTGATTTGACATCGGCCTTCCGAGCACACGCACCGAAGGAGACCGCTATGCCTTCTTCTGTGCAGCGTGATCCTTTTTTTGCGTCGATCTACAAGGCGAAATTCAAGCCGGTTCCCAATAACTTCAAGAAGCTGAATGCGGATGAAATCGCGGAGGTGCGATCCAATCCTCGCTCCAGCCACATGCTTCCGCATCAGGAACATGGCGTGCGGCCTATGTGTGCGTTGCCCTATGAACTCGGGGCCGAGGGATCGTTGAATGCCGATCGAAAGACGTTCGATATTCAATTTTCTGCAGGCCGCACCATGTTCGGTGAGCGATCCGCAGGCGCGCCGTTTCGGGTTTATACAAGTGGACGAGTTCGGGCTCAGGATGGATCTTCTTCTAAATTCGAGACTGGCCGTGCGTGGGACTATGCAGTTTCCGCCGGTGATCGCATTCTGGGGCAGTGGAAGCTGGAGGACTTCGAAGATGAGGCCTATCACCTTTGCGTGTCTGGTCCGAATGGCTTCTTCCGCGAATTCAGAGGAACGGCCAGTGCTCCCATGCTGAAAGTTCAACTCCAACCCGTGTTCGTTGCAGGAGCTGCAACGGGCAATCTCGAACTTCAACTCGCCAATGATTCAGAGCATCCGCTTACCATTGTGGTCGACGATATGGCTTACGGAAGCAAGCAGCGTTTGATCAAGCTGAATGCTGGCGGCAGCCCGTCCGGCCATACAAAGCTGGAGATCAATTTGGCCTCAAGCTCCAACTGGTACGACTTGCGCATTCACGTAAAAGAGGAAGCTGCTCTTGATTATCGCTACGCGGGTCATATTGAGACAGGCAGGGAAAGTGTCAGCGATCCTTACCTGGGTTCCGTGAAGTTGTAA